One Dermacentor albipictus isolate Rhodes 1998 colony chromosome 10, USDA_Dalb.pri_finalv2, whole genome shotgun sequence genomic window, GTCCGCAAGGACCGCGTCCAGTCCAGCGTGAGCTCGGATCCGGGTTACATAGGGAATTACTGTATCAAGCGCAGTGCACACTTAACTCCTTCTTTTCGAAGCGCAACAAACCGAGAGAAAACCACGCACCACGCACATCAACAATGGCGTCGATATCAACGATTCAGTGTTTTCGGCATGTGAGGAGTGGTTGCTTTAGGTAGCATGAACCTCGCTCGAGAATCAACGCTTTGCGGTACAACGAACAGCCTGTAGGCTCCATGTAGACGAACTGCTTTAAAGTACCCGGAAAATATGCATTAGCCAAGCAATTCACAAAGCAGGAGcaaaacattagtttagtttttgTCGCAACGGTGATATCTAGCGCGCCAGATTCAGCGGGCTACGCGGCAGAAAGTTGAAACCACGGCAACAATGCATTTTGGTTTCGCTTTCGTCGAAGTGCGGTCGCTGCGGTGTCGTGTGGTCTTGCATCCGTTGTCCGTATACATCACGGCTCGTACATGTTGGCTGAGGTTGACGTCTTTGTGGGGAACAACACGTTGATTGACCCAGAAGTATTTCAACTATGGCTCCAAGGCTACTCAGGTGATATTGCACTTGCGTTGATCAACATTTCTGCTACTCGTAGCCTGCCATTTGTAGCATTGTCGGGCATCTTTGAATGGATGTTCGTGTACTATCCGCAATAATTGTGCGCGGAAGATACGTTCGCCGAGAAATTGTACGTCAGTACCATTACAAGTTTGCACGTCGACAAAAAagtgcctctctctctctagttaaAGGAGCAAAAAGGAAAACACCTTTTACGTGCGTATGACCGAATGCCCTGTGGTTTCAGCGCAAGATGCGGCTGTCACACTGCACCATAATGAACGCATGAAGGAATCTGATATACCTCTGGACTTGCTAAAGAGCGATGTCTTAGATCACTACCGGACCCTCCAAATGCTTGAAAGACTCCTACACAGTCCTGTTCACCTCGCCGAGCAATGGACGTTCCAGCTAGCGCCGCAGACTCAGCGAATGCTCATTGCCAGGTAATGTTTGCCAGAAGCGCGCGATGCATCAGAACTTCTTCGAACGGGGATTCTGCTGGAGCATAGAGTGGGCTTGTCGCTTCTTAACGAAGAGATAAAGAATCGTGCAAATGCTTTTAGATTATGAGAACAGGATTCACATTCAACTATATAGTTAAGCATTCAgcgacacatacacacacatcataagaagccaacaaacaaggacaccaaggacaacacacgggaaattacttgtgcttaataactgaaataaagaaatggtaaattaatggaaatgaaagtggatgaagaaacaacatgccgcaggtggggaacgatcccacgtcttttgcattacgcgtgcgatgatatatatatatatatatatatatatatatatatatatatatatattatagtcGTAAGTAAACTATTATCTAGGCTAAGCCAGTATATGTTTGTTTCTTGTTTCCCCTATTTATAATGTGTCTTATAGTTAGTTTCCATATCTTCTTGAATACATTGGTGAAGTTCCCAGAGTACTGTAGCATATTTCCACATGTATTCGATTGAAATTTGTCTCAGCGCATTTCTTTGTGCATCCAACTTGCATAATGTCGGAGTGTCATTGATGTAGAGTTACATTTCAGGTACTATGACTTCGACCAAAATGTTGTGAGAGAGTTCCTAGGAAAGAAACTGTCTTCACGAAACCGTAAGGACCTGGATGAAGTCAGTGAGAAGACTGGCGTTGACATCAAAAGCTGCAGGCGTCAGGTCTGTGATGTTGTATTGGCCTGCTTGGTGTGAATGGATGCAGCAGCGCATAGCTAGTTTTGATAGCACAACATGAGGATAAAGAGAATTTATTGACAGAAAATGTGCTGTCCTACGTCGTCTTTGTTGTGTTGTCATACTACCCAAGCCAGCTGTGAATCCACCCAAGCTTGCTCATCTTTCTGTCCTTTTGGATTATACTCCACCTACTTTGTACTGCACCATTTTTGATAGCTGCAGTGACATTGTAACTTGTAGTGctagaaaagaaaatatttttcgtTTTTTCACACAAGAGTACCGTGTTTTCCTATGTATAAGACGATATTTTTTTCCCTAAAATTTTAAATGGTACATCTTATGTATGCATAAAACCAAGTGTGGTGGCGCGACGAATGTACAAGTATTTCTTTAGGAGTGCAAGAAACTGTGCACGGCAgcattttgaaagaaaaaaatgaatctTGTTTTAACATTGTAGCGACCTGGTGACAGATGCCAGCTCCAAGGGCTTGCCGTGTAGGCAGTGCGGCTACCATAGCAACCGTGCTAAAGTAGGTGTGTCTTATACACAAGCGCATCTTATATACCAGTATTTTCTTAGAATGTTGCAAAAAGTAGCGGTTACATCTTATACAAAGGTGCAACTTATACAATGGAAAATACAGTATTCAATTTGCTCAAACCAAACAAAAAGGCTAGCTTTTTTAAAGACGTACATGAAGCAGTCTCTTTCGCATTCTCATACAAACACTGACAAAATGTAAACAACAGCTttaaacagcgcaacacaggatgCAGCAAAAGAACCACGAGACAAGCTATTAACAAACGCTATACTGCCGACAAATCTCaatcattgaaaaaaagaaaaaagcaaagccCTATATTGGAATATACATGCACCTTGCTATTGGATAGTCTCAGGCATTCATCCCCCACCCATTATGCCTGTGTAGCTTCTAAATTTCATATATTCGCAGCTTGTGCTTGGGATGAATGGGGACCATATGCATGGACTCGCAGTGTGGAATCTTGTTCAAGCTAATGATCGGTGTACACTGTTACATATCATTATCTGCCAACAGTCATATTACATTTTGTTACAATAGGAAAAAGAACCAAGTAGTGGAAAGGGTTTTATGTGCATTGCCACATTCATGTTGTAGCTTTTGAAAGGAATTGTGGTGGGCAAGAACTAGGACCTCTAGTCATGACCACTATTCTTTCATGTTACAATTTGGTGCATCAGCTAGCTGCAACCTGTcgcagctgttgctgcttttcaTCAGAGAACTCCAGTGCTATTGAAGCCTGTGACTAAAGGAGTACTGGCacatatatatgcacatatatatatttttttaagttttagaAACTCTATACTACACGTACCTGCATGTATTAGAATATGTAGTATAGGGTTTctaaaacctaaaaaaaaaatacatttaattatccacaagaaaagtagaaaaatacCTATAAAagaggggtcagacaaggagacgcaatctctgcaatgctattcactgcatgcctggaagaagtattcaagctattaaactgagaaggcttgggagtaaggatcaacggtgaacatctcagcaaccttcggtttgcagatgacattgtcctgttcagcaacactggggacgagttacaacaaatgcttgagcaccttaacagagagaataTAAAAGTGGggctgaaaattaatatgcagaagacaaagataatgatcaataggcgggcaagggaacaagagttcaggatcgccagtcagcctctacagtctgtcaAAGAGTATGTTTACCAAGGTCAAttgctcacaggggaccctgatcatgagaaggaaatttacaaaagaatgaaaattggttggagtgcatacagcagacattgtcagatcctgactggaagcttactattatcattaaaaagaaatgtgtacaatTAGTGCATTCTACTGGTGTTAACATATGGGGCGGAACCTTGGAGACTGACAGAtgcttgagaataagttaaggatcatgcaaagagcgatggaatgaagaattttaggcgtaacgttaagagactggATGAGAGtggtgtgaatcagagagcaaacgggcatagccaactatctaattgacattaagagaaaaaaaatggagctgggcaggtcatgtaatgcataggttaaataaccggtggaccattagggttacagaatggtgtcaagagaaggaaagcgcagtcgaggacggtggAATACaaggtggggcaatgaaattaagcaatttgcaggtgctagttggaattgttggcgcagggcaggggtaattagagattgcaggaagaggcctttgtcctgcagtggacataaaataggttgatgatgatggtcaTACTACATGCTTCTTGCTCATAAAATGATCACACTTAGCAAATATGAACGTTGCGAAACACTTATAAGACATTCTGAATTTATAATGAAGTTGTTTTGAAATGCCGTAGCTGGCATCATCGAAATTATTTTGAAATCGTGACACAGATAAAAATTTCCTGACGTGATGTAGCATAAGGTTAGGTATAATATGTTGTTCATAAAGAATTACCAAAGTGCTGAACACACTTTTTATTGTTCTCTGTACTTATTGTTCCAGTTTGACAACATCAAACGAGTTTATAAATCAGTTGAAGAGCTACCAGGGCCTTTGACCAAGAACATACAGATCCATTTTCTGCTTCCCGAAGAACTGGCAAGGTGATTGCTTACATATTGAAACCCTTCCTTGGGACATGCAACATACAAGTCCCTTGCGTGTTCTTGTTGAGCGCCTTAGTGACGCGCCGAGCTTCTACATGGAACGCCCAAGTGAGAAGAGAGCCTGATTTCTATACATGTGTAGTCATCTAACAAAGACATGTTGACATGTCACCATTTCTAACTAAAAGAAAATTCTGGCAGAGCCTATCTCACGATAAATGGCGCCGATAATacaattagcattgaagcaatgtagtggCATGCTGTATAGCCACCGCCAAAACGTGCCATGTATGAGGTGTGTGTGTGCAGCCGTGCTCCTAGTTCCGGACACCTTGCGCCACCTAGCAGCACCACCACAAAGTCTGCGCGTGGTGCAAGTCTGAATACACCCAGTGTCTCATGTAAATTGTGCTAGAATTACAAAATATACaagtgccacatagctggacagaagggaggtaatgttgtttgttgtTAATTGCAGCAAGTCAGACTATTTTTTatattttgcctaattacataattagttatcaattaattaacttctcaggTATTGTAATCAGATCAGAATTGTCAATAAAGATGTTGTAAGCCATCATTAAAAATTCCTGAtcctcaatatgtgctacataaatgttttttcccagcattaaagaaagcccgcaaaacaTGGGAAAGTACCGTGCGAGTAGTCGCGCAGCATTTCTTTGCAGGCTTGGAAAATGTTTTTATGTAGCATGTAAAAATCAATAATCAAATTAGTAGAACAACAGTCAAATCGCTGATTACTGACAATGCTAAATGTTTAACAAACATACAtgacacaagaaaaaaaactgtgcaAGACTGATTATTTTTTGTTATTGGTAAAGGTGCAATATATAGAGTCGAGCCTTGATATGGCGAAGTTGATCACATCAATATTAACGTGtaatgaatatatgcttataacaaatattggatataacaaaggtattttcgTTCTGGATGTAACTTCATTATGTAACCAGGTCCAACTATATTATCTATTAAATAACTATTTCAACAGCATCAAAATATTTGTCTTCATCTTGTTTCAAGCATCGAGTTATGCAGACAAACAATGACAACAAAAAATAAGTATCTAAGCATGGACATAAACAAGGGCTggtgtaacgtaaaactattccaatctgtttttgttCCAAATCAGCCATTAGCCTCCTCTGATAGGACAAAATTGCCCAGGCTTTGCCCATATGGGCATAGCACCCTCCCATGAGGGCTGTACCCAAACTATTCTGACCTATAGCGGAGAGCTATAGTGGCAGATTTGGTACatataaaaacagattggaatagctttatgttatgcCGGCCCAGACTAGCATAAACTTATTTTCTTCTGCAGCATGCTGTTGTACATGTGTACCTCAGTGCATGCAGTTTCCAAGTTTATGTATGTGTGCCAGACATTTCGCATAtagcaaatatttattttattgatAACATCTGGCTGTTTACTTGGCACCTCTTTTAACAGAAAGTATGCAGCTATTGTGTACGTAACTCACAACCGATTTGAAACTGGCAAAAAGAAGCTTGGTTACCTACGTCTAGAGGACTTCATCTTCTGTGCTGATCATATGATCCACTCATGGAGCTGCAGAAACCCAAGTAATCATGtttcttttgttattgttgttgttgtcattgtTCTCAACTTCTGCGATGATCACATGATCCACTTGTAGAGCTGGAAAAACCCAACCAAtcacgtctttttcttttttttcacttttgagCTGCTAATGAAATTCATTTGTTTGATTGAACATACACCATATTTCATACGTCTAACCCACAGCAAAGATGCAAAAGTGCAAAGTGAGGGTGCAACTTCACGGCAATGCGTATTGGATTGCCATGATGCCACATCTAAAGCTGATCAcaagacgatcacaaggaagaagacaggacaggcgccaactaacaactgaggtttattcgaggaaaacacttaaatatcagtccatgccagcgcaggcgcatcagggtatcagcagcagaaaagaagaaaaacccaaaatcagaaaaaaccaaTGGCATGGCTCAGCTAAACATATTACCtaggaaacgtgcctccctattgtaaagcatgaccgatgtgtcactgatgcatgcttgtcccttctttcttATATAATATGCGTCTAGAAGTTCTTGTGGTATTTCGTTattgcacttgcgcaggatcttaacctggttgagcagaggcctgcatttatgatctaagcaatgcatgggtaaatgacgttgctcccggtttatAATTGACCCTTCGTGTTCTcggattcgcacgttcaaacaacggcccgcctggcctatgtaggttttgccgcatgtcaggggaTTCTGATAAAtaacgccaacttggcaatctacatgggggttcttgtgtttcacgccgcagccaccttgcctctttctggcgtgaagtctcccaatgcgggcgcaaaggtgactcagcttgcaaagagccgagaaaacgagtgggacactatgcttggttgctatcttcttcaGATTGTGCGCAGTTCTGTGAACATATGGAATTgcgactggctttgaagctttgtTGATAAGTGTTAAGtgtttttctcgaataaacctcagttgttagttagcgcctgtcctgtcttcttccttgtgatcgtctacaaagcgcaaccaatctttccaaataaaGCAAAATATTTGCTTCACAGTATATCTGTGCTTTAATAGAAAATTTGTGTATGAAAGCTCTCTGTATTGCTCTGCAGTCACACTGTGTTTCCACAAAAAAGCGACAGTTAAAGTGGGTTTGACAGAACATACAAAATAAAATCACTTATGGAACTTTGCTTTATGCCTGAAGAGTTGCCTCATTGCTTTTCTAAAGACTTGAACATAGTTGCACACCATTATATAGGTTTTCCTCATTTTCTAAGGGGTGTATTTCAGGGGTAGGCTAAATGTACAAATATATGCCGCCTGTTTCTGCAGCGCAACTGACCGGATACCACACACAATGCAATCTCGTAGCATGTGATCTAAAGCACTGCCAAAATTTCAATTGTCAGCTACTCTGTGAATGTCTACTAGGAATTCATTAATTGGCTTGCCTTCCATTGACAACGACTGAAGAATTTGTAGCTTTCGGTGATTTCCTGTCTCTTGGGACTGTAGTGCTCACTCAAAACTTATATGGCTCCTTCTTACGTCAAAGCATTTGGCTTTTGCAGAGCCACCTTCCCTGCCAGCACTTGGATCACATGCATATATAACATGGCAACCACCAATGCTTTTTTCTTAGTCGAGTCTTCAGTCACATTCGCTTCGAAGCATGCTTCTACTTTAATGAGGCAAATTTGATGAAGTTAAGGTCAACTCAAAGTATTTTCCTACTCGTTgtttggctagttggttcatacttcaTTTCGAGTCATTTACACCATTATCAAAAGGTCTTTCCTTTGCTGCCCATAAGTTGCTGGGCACATACTAGAAAGTGCAAAGGTTCCCATATGATGCAAGCTTGCGTTAAGGCAAGCACAGTTTTGCCGTACCTGTCAAAGCCATAAAACATGCAAAGCCACGTGACTGTTGTTGGGGCCTAGCTCTTAAGTCACTTGATGGCATGAAATGTTGCAGACTGCAAGTACGAAGAATCTGGCATGGAGATGGACCGTGAGTTTCTTCAGCACCTCCGTGAGATGAAGTTGCTTCTGGACAAGGACCACATAGACAGGCTCAAGGATTCTGTTCTCTTCTCACTGCGCAGTCAGATCTCCAAGCACACTTTGCAAGATGTTGAATCCAATTTTAAGGTGGGCAGCATGCAGTACCTGTTCTCTAAAAAATAAATGCAGTGTCTTTGTGTATCCTCTGTTAAATGGCTGATGTTCTAAAAGTGCCACGCCTCAATTTGACCATACATGTAAGAGGGTGCTTAAGGGGAGCCTTTCGCTTGGAGCCAACACCCATTTCTCTCTTTAAATACATGTATCATGCAGAAATGCTCTCATGAGATAACCGCCAGACTGACTTGaagtaaatttgttgcatttgagagagaaagccgATTTCCATAGACTGAAGCAAGCAGAACTTTAATATAGGACCTCACACATTTTAGAATATCTGCTTAAAATTGCTTAAGTTTAAAAATTATTGAAACTTGAAGTTTACAAATACATCACTCTGCTCCAaagacatatcgcagttctgtaaattgcatttGTTAGAGAATCTCGAGTGGGAAAATTTGCTACACAAGCTAACTGCTAACGTGAAGTTATTACAATGCTTATGAGCATCTTACAACAatcctactcacaaattagtgaaAAATTTCAGAGCGGCATACAatacaaaattgtgatatcattttctACTGCTAtatagagttgtaaacatgaCACTTGAGTGgtgtcttttttcctttccaatttcCGATAATTTTGTTTACAAAACATTGATGGCCTAAGTAATGTatctgcttcctacagtcactagatttcaacattttcttttaagtgcaacaaacctaatcaaattctgcacattcaTTGCCAAATAAAATGATTTTTCTATGATTATTTAATTAGGAGGCACCAATTTAAAGCTTTATCCTAAAGCCTGTGGGAACAGGTGAATGTTCTGCCCAAGCAGTTCAGTTTGAAATATCCACTCTGAGTATGGTTCACTAATGCTGGAAAACAATATTTTACCTGTATAGTTTCTGTAAGGACACCTATGTCAGGCTTTGTTCCTCAATGTGTAAGCATAAACTGCATGATACTGCTAGTAGTACCAAGTACTCTGCTGTTTCCCAGCATATAGAAGCATTATAGAAATTACATGGGACACCTTTTGTGGTAATGAAAGCTATTAAGTTATATTTATTAGCAATTAAGTGTATCTTAAACTATGGTTACTGTGTGGGTATAGAGGCACCCAAGCTCTTGTACTTCACAGCCATTGCTGGTCTGTCGTTTCATAACTGCTTATTGGTTTTCCAGTCACTGACACGAACACTTGTCAACATTGCATACGGGCTGAACCACAGTAAAGATCTCAGAGATTTCTTCATAGACATTGTCGAGAAAGTAAGTGCTCCCAACTACAGCAGAAACTGACTACTCGAGCTCTGCACATGGTAAAGCTGCAATTACTGGACACAAATGCACCAGTCTTTTGTTGATTGCTTGTGCTTTTCTGGCAAGACCCCAATGCAGTGAACAGCCATGTTCGACGAATCCACTGTCATAAGCACCAGCATGTCTGGCAGTAGTCTCACTTTTAAATGTATGTGTGTTAATCAACTAATGGGCACTGGCATCTGCTGATGGTTTTCTCAACAATGGTTAGTGCCATTCCTAGCTACTTTCCAGTTTAAACACTTCCTGTTGGCGTCGGTGCACCAATGTATACTGGTAATATAGACAGCATGTCCATGCTATCATTCAGACATGAATAGTTGCAGCAGACTAATTTAGTGCCTAATGAACTACCTGCGTAGTTTTGAAGAAATCATATTTGCAAGTATAAGGCTTGGAGCAAGCCTGCCTATTGGTAAACtgcaattattattattgcatttgTCTAGTTTTCTATAGCATGCACTTAGTGTTATCCATATGTGAATGCTCGTTGGTTCTAAAGCTTTTGCCTTGCAGATCATAGAACCCTGTAGAACTGCCCACTGGACATTGGACGAAATGCAATTAGTCATGGATGCTTTTGTGAAGAGCCCACAGAGTGTCACTTTTGCACAGTAAGGAAACATTTCAATCTTGTCTCAACTTGTTCCCTTCATTGcttctttaatttagttctacagGAGCTTCACTTGCTCTTTGCAGTGACCTTCATCTCCATGAAGTCTGGGTTCGCTATGCAGAAACAATGGCCAAATGTGTCTACAAGCTCTACTCAGCATAGACCCTCCTGAATGTGTGTGCCACATCAATACAGCATTCAAGATTAGAAAATGAAGCACTTTGAAAATAAACTATGCAATAAATATGTCAATAGGCTGGATAGgtaggctagttggtattgcattacTGTGTTGAAACTTAGTGCAGCAATCGTCTGTTGTCTTTTCCTGCACTCTGAGTTTTGATACAGTAATGTATATCTCACAGGCTAAGTTGTGGCTTTGTGCCATATTTAAATTGCTTTGACCACAGTCACAGTGAAGATCAGTAGCTTTATTAAGTTACTATTTAATCTGTTTGATAAGGCTGTCTCTCTTGTTCCTTGTCTTAACCATGTGCGAACTATATATATTGTGTGTACATTTAAACCTTGATATAAGGAACtttaatataacgaaattttCGGTATAACGGAGTATCTTACTTTTCGTGCCTCTTGCCCATAGAataccatgtatttagaacctcaatataacgaattgCGCTTCagccgcaaaggaatgccgagacaataaatggaaacttccgcggacgcagatggtcaaatggttgaactACAAgcgctgcttg contains:
- the Fibp gene encoding acidic fibroblast growth factor intracellular-binding protein isoform X1; translated protein: MLAEVDVFVGNNTLIDPEVFQLWLQGYSAQDAAVTLHHNERMKESDIPLDLLKSDVLDHYRTLQMLERLLHSPVHLAEQWTFQLAPQTQRMLIARYYDFDQNVVREFLGKKLSSRNRKDLDEVSEKTGVDIKSCRRQFDNIKRVYKSVEELPGPLTKNIQIHFLLPEELARKYAAIVYVTHNRFETGKKKLGYLRLEDFIFCADHMIHSWSCRNPNCKYEESGMEMDREFLQHLREMKLLLDKDHIDRLKDSVLFSLRSQISKHTLQDVESNFKSLTRTLVNIAYGLNHSKDLRDFFIDIVEKIIEPCRTAHWTLDEMQLVMDAFVKSPQSVTFAHDLHLHEVWVRYAETMAKCVYKLYSA
- the Fibp gene encoding acidic fibroblast growth factor intracellular-binding protein isoform X2 yields the protein MLAEVDVFVGNNTLIDPEVFQLWLQGYSAQDAAVTLHHNERMKESDIPLDLLKSDVLDHYRTLQMLERLLHSPVHLAEQWTFQLAPQTQRMLIARYYDFDQNVVREFLGKKLSSRNRKDLDEVSEKTGVDIKSCRRQFDNIKRVYKSVEELPGPLTKNIQIHFLLPEELARKYAAIVYVTHNRFETGKKKLGYLRLEDFIFCADHMIHSWSCRNPNCKYEESGMEMDREFLQHLREMKLLLDKDHIDRLKDSVLFSLRSQISKHTLQDVESNFKIIEPCRTAHWTLDEMQLVMDAFVKSPQSVTFAHDLHLHEVWVRYAETMAKCVYKLYSA